ATCATCTTAAATTTGTGAATGTCATATTAGTtcaaagaaagtttttttttaaaacagaaaacagccgAGTGGAGCTTCAAACATTCAAATGATTCATGTGAAACAGATGGCAGATGGGACTGCCTTTTGCTCATTGTTCTACGGACTTACAGGCAGATTTGGACCATCTCCAACAAACTTGACTGTTGATTTAgttgaaattgtattttaatgacGTGTCGCTTGTCTATATTTCTCTTGCACATCAATTTCAGACAGCGGTTCGTGTTGCGGAGTGGTTTCACAAAAACATGGATTTAATTGTGGCAGATAAATGACAGACAACTCAGATCAGTTGCTGCGTTAATGAAGCCACTGTCAGTAAAGCTATGAACTTCGGCAGACATCAGATTAAGAATATGAAGCGGCATCACAGCTAATTCAGTGCGACCAGGGCGAGCTAGCCACAATGACAACAGAGCTCCAGCCTTAGCAAAGTAACAATTCCAACTTCAACctaagagaaaaacaaatactgTCAAGCTGAATGCTGGGTGCCATTTAAGATTTAATATGCCGCAAGATAACGTTCAACTTGCTAAATCAATTATCCTGTAAGGAAGATGAAACAAGGCAGCCTGACGCTATTAAAATCACTCAATAGTATACAatccatttttccattttcacaaGACAGATGCACATGCTGACCACTGAAGGAATGAGAAAGACTCGGTGTCTGCCACTGAACATTAAGCACCAAAGATACCGCCTTTTCTGTTCTTCACACTGTATGGATAGAAGCTAACAGGAAACATACTGTGGCtgtcatgaatgaaaacatgaaattggCTCcagagaatattttttttctgaggtcTGTTACACTTCTCAACACACTCCATCTGACAGCAAACAACCGTTGTACCAGCCTCACTCCATATGCACATCATGTCCGGCAACAAAATGGTCAAATAAGGCATCTAGACGAAAATGATGAATAGAGAAAAATCCCATAACAACAGACAGTGATTAGATAAGAACTTTGGCAACGGTGGTGGTATTAAATTCTGCTCTCATTCTCAGTATATGTCGACCATTTAGCATGATGAGCGGTGTGAGATCCATTGGGCTGGATCTGCCGAAACTCATTCGGCTGAGAATGTGTTCCACGCTGCTATGACTAGACAGCAGTCTGCCTCAGAGCTAGTTCTTCTCTGCCTTTCAGTATTTTTAAACTATGTTAAATCTTCTGTGGGCTTTCACGTCTTTGCCAGTATTATGCCATCCCAGCAATCTGAGCAAATGATTTATGCACCATCCTGATTTGAACCAACAGGTTGTGGGTGCTCATGATCATCTGatgaaactcatatgagtttcttcTAACGTCACCACCCTGTCATGACGTGTTAAGATCCGTCCCCAACCACATGCTCCTGGAGCACTTTTTCGCCACAACATTACTCTGACATTACGCACAGCGATGACTATTAACTGACAATTCTTCTTGTAAAACTtaagacaaacaaatgaaaacaggacTTTCTGAGCAGAACTGAGCAGGGTGAGGAGAAATAAAGGTGATCTCAAGTCCACTTTTCAGTGTTATGAGAGAGTTTCCCCATGAAAAATAGTACACAATGGAATTTATGTGAGAATGTGTGCGTGTCCATCTCTCTATTTTTTCCTGACTCTCTCATGAGGGTTGGATCAGGTCTCAGAAATAACACACCCAATGTCcaaagaaaatgtgactttgTTTCAGCACAACACGTCAATGATAATGAATTTAAGAATCAGGATTCCAGGAGCAGCGTGAAAAATCATCTGTGTCGATGCGTGAAACCCTGCTGAGAACCATCTGATAGTGCCAGTGTGCAAAGTGCGTCTCACTTTCCTTTCTCACTTGCACTCTGGTCAGCTCTCATGGAGCGCCGTTCAAATCATGAGGGATGCAGGGTGCAGACCAGAATCTGGAGAGTCCAGCCATGTAAGAAAAGTGAGGTGGAATATAAGGAGTTATTCTGACCTGAACTCTTACTACAGAAAGACTCGAACACATCTGCAGAACTTCACAACACAGTATCTTGTCAGAAAAGAAGTGGGAGGTCTTTAAAAAGGCTGTCTGTCAGCTGAGACAGCTAGACTTGGTTTGAACAGTTCTGAGCTGGAGGAGCATATCACGCAAATGCTTTGAAGAATTGCAGCACATGACAAAGCGGCTCAGTTACCTCGAAGCAAATGACTTGCTGTGGAGAAAAGCAGAATACATGAACCGGACCTTTTTGCTTCAATGTGTGTGACAACGGAATTTGGTGTTTTCCGCTGCCAAACACTTACCAGATGACCATCCTTGTGTCAACCCTGACTCAGAGCAAAGCTAAGGTAGGTGCAGACTTCTGTGCGATCCTTGCATTGCTGGGACTCGGCAGGGATGCTTTGGAAAGCATGATGACACGTGGTTGTGCCAGCCTGTTAATGAAGTTTGGGGTCCTAAATGACCTACATACCGGGCATTATAGAGTCAAACATATCATGTGGTTGCTGATATTTAGATCATGTGCTTCTGCATTTGCCACACAGTCACATAAATCAAAGTATTAAAGAgtcacataaaaatatgagcaTCAGCGCTTGCTATCAGGGAGTAAAATAACACCCAGAGACTTTTCATGTCAGGTAATATTTGACTTCCATTGACAACACTTATTCTCAAtgattcaacaaaacaaatgtgactgTTCATAACACGTCTTAGGGActtcggaaaaaaaaactttcacagtCAGAAAACTCGAAATACGCACATCTTTTTAACTTTCTATATCAAAAACGCTGTTTTGGTAAAAGTCAAAAGTTGAATCCagaaacatgagaaaaataaatgcagttcaCCTGGCTCTGATGTCAAAGTACATCTGGAGCCCGTTTCATCACTGGTATTGAAATCAGACTGTCTCACGTGAAACGGTGCATGTTATAAAATACCTTGTCAGGGTTGCTTGCCATCCAGTACCAGAGGGCACTATTTTAGCACATGAATTTGACACCCATcctatattttgtatttaagaGGTTCGGTTGAAGCAATTCCTTGTGTGCAGCGGCAGAACCAGAACACCACCATCTGTCCACAAAGCAAAGCATCACTTGAGCACAGAGTGGTGCGAAGATAAAAAGAAGGGAACTACAGATTTGTGAAAGTATCAGTTGAAGACAAAAGAAGCAGATATTCTATCAGAGTTGGGGCTGACATATGGGACCcatttactgtctttgtatggctttgtgtttttaatatgccgcctgttttttattttcacttctcaAACTCCAGTTCAATACGTGCAGAAAAGTGTTTATGCCTAACATGTGTCAGTTGCAGGttaagtgtctgtgtgtgcttgtgttcctGAGCTTTCCTCTGACTATGGCAGAGGTCCCCGGTCCATGCAGGCACTCCATCACTAGAGGGCACATGCTGGCAATCAGGCATTTGGTAAGTGTTTCAAATGCAATGTTGACAAGTGAGTGACCCGCGTGCGCACGTGCAGAACACCTGGGTTGAGTTCTCCAGGACTTCCATTTGTCATACTGTAACACATCATATGTCGAAACCCCAGAAACTATACAAACCAGAGCCACGCAGCTCTTGCGAGAGgaacatgataaataaaaaaaaggtgtaCTAGGATGTGAGGGAGTTCAGCAAGGTTTTGTAGAATCTCGGGGAAATTTAGAGGCTCTATAACTGCAGCTCTTACTTTACAGTTgtatgtgatttttttaaaaaaggagtgAAAGAAATTAGCTTTCAAAAGTACGCATCATTCCCATTGAAAGTGGAGGTACATGTGCGCTTCAAACAGGGTGAGCTGTTTATGTCTTGGGCTTTAGAGAAACATCTGTGAGGGGAAAGGTAGATTTATGAACTCAGACGAATGTAAAGAGTGGGGGGAAGCAACAAATCACCCAAGGAAATGTGATAAAAGATGAGAAGGGTTGATAGGAAATAGTTGTGGTACGACAAAAAAAGATTGCGGTCAGCGCGCAGGGTTGTGTTGACCGCAAAGTTAGCTGAATACTGCACATTTGCTACGATGTGAATGAGCTGCTCTGATTAAGTGAGGGAGAAAACATGTAGAGAAAAGGCAAGCGACCTGGTCTCAGAATatcaaatgttgtttttcacaAGCACAAACCTCAGGGCCCTCCAAGTCCCCCCTACCCCTAGATTACTGGATTACAGGCCGTAATTGTCCCCCAGACCAAATGTCTAACACGCActatctgatttatttatttttcctcactTCCTTACCATTGATgcttatttaaatcaattctgaCCCTTTGTTTTCGCTTGCAGATTGACAACCAGCTCTCAAGTGGGTGCTCGATAACCTACACATTTATTGAACAGAGGAGTTTGGTAAGGTAACATTTCCTCACGTTCCTTGCGAAACAGTGACTCGCACGTTCCATCAGCAGTCTGACTTAATGCTTACTGTCTGCTCATCTGCAGACCAAATGTTGCTTTGTAAAAGCAGCATTACCATGGATCCTGGAGCTCCTCACCACGCATTTCAGATACACTAGGGGTTCTGTTAATGACGGGTACGTGCAGTCATTGAGGGCACTCATTCTGAACATTTACTCTCAGAAATGTGTTCCAGAGATCAACGAGGAAGTGGAGGTGAGTGGCCTGAGAGAATTAGACAATACATCAGGAATATTTGATCAGTAGTAAGGGTAAACATGTGTTCTTGGATACACAGGACAAGCCAGAGACTTTTGAAACACTCTACCAAGGCCCTCCTTCAGAAGCACTGCAGAAGGCTGCAGCTGTGCTCTCAGACTACTGGGAGCTAGTGACAACAAG
This portion of the Synchiropus splendidus isolate RoL2022-P1 chromosome 18, RoL_Sspl_1.0, whole genome shotgun sequence genome encodes:
- the csf1b gene encoding macrophage colony-stimulating factor 1b, with product MTILVSTLTQSKAKLQVKCLCVLVFLSFPLTMAEVPGPCRHSITRGHMLAIRHLIDNQLSSGCSITYTFIEQRSLTKCCFVKAALPWILELLTTHFRYTRGSVNDGYVQSLRALILNIYSQKCVPEINEEVEDKPETFETLYQGPPSEALQKAAAVLSDYWELVTTSDKPIDWRCQHEYTDDIGSTTGSVTEAYSEEHLTNKYDWSSVKASQKRPVADLYKLGFIIASICGGLLFMLTLYCLITQKKTPITHRSRSGTDSRERTEIEMEQQ